The Chthonomonas sp. genome includes a window with the following:
- a CDS encoding phage holin family protein — MKRFFLKWALTVLALIVTGLVTSLFMKGFSVQVGSSSDVMNLFIGVAVLTLVNTTLGRLLKFLAIPLNCLTFGLAAVAINGLMFFLVSTLNFGFHADNYLAALVASVVFSLTCSILHQFLPDSEKDD; from the coding sequence ATGAAGCGATTTTTCTTGAAGTGGGCGTTGACGGTGCTGGCACTCATCGTGACGGGCTTGGTCACGAGCCTGTTCATGAAAGGCTTCAGTGTCCAAGTTGGCTCAAGCTCCGACGTGATGAATCTGTTCATTGGGGTCGCCGTGCTCACGCTTGTGAACACCACGCTGGGTCGGCTCCTGAAGTTCCTGGCCATCCCCCTCAACTGCCTGACATTTGGTCTGGCGGCCGTCGCGATCAACGGACTGATGTTCTTCCTGGTCTCCACTCTCAATTTCGGATTTCACGCTGACAACTACCTTGCGGCGCTTGTCGCCAGCGTCGTCTTTTCGCTGACCTGCTCCATCCTCCATCAGTTCCTACCCGATTCGGAGAAGGATGATTAA
- the gmk gene encoding guanylate kinase, whose translation MSGRLIIFSGPSGVGKDTILVEWGRVNERIQRVISYTTRSKREGEIEGLDYHFVTRERFQEMAAEGAFLEYKEVYGNLYATPLHDMNAMIEAGACAVLKIDVAGALDAMELRPDALTIFVMPPSIEELDRRIRGRGSDSPEQIERRLAAAHAEIEHAPRYQHRVVNDDLDRVIQELESIVSRECVG comes from the coding sequence ATGAGCGGAAGATTGATCATATTCAGCGGACCGAGCGGAGTCGGCAAGGACACGATCCTGGTCGAGTGGGGACGTGTCAACGAGCGCATCCAGCGGGTGATCAGCTACACCACGCGGAGCAAGCGCGAAGGTGAGATCGAGGGACTGGACTACCACTTCGTCACCCGCGAACGGTTTCAAGAGATGGCAGCGGAAGGGGCCTTCCTGGAGTACAAAGAAGTATATGGAAACTTGTACGCGACGCCGCTCCACGATATGAATGCGATGATAGAGGCGGGCGCTTGCGCTGTGCTAAAAATCGACGTGGCGGGCGCGCTAGACGCGATGGAGCTGCGCCCCGACGCACTGACGATCTTCGTCATGCCGCCGTCGATCGAAGAATTGGATCGCCGGATTCGAGGGCGCGGTTCGGATAGCCCCGAGCAGATTGAGCGTCGGCTGGCTGCAGCCCATGCCGAGATTGAGCACGCCCCGCGCTACCAACATCGCGTGGTAAACGACGATCTGGACAGGGTCATCCAAGAGCTTGAGTCGATCGTGAGTCGGGAGTGCGTTGGATAA
- the coaBC gene encoding bifunctional phosphopantothenoylcysteine decarboxylase/phosphopantothenate--cysteine ligase CoaBC codes for MDKRRVVLGVSGSVAAYRAADLARELMRAGCQVRVCLTDAAAEFVRPALFEALTGEPCLSSAFEEPEVGKMAHIDWARWAEVVVVAPATANTLNKLAAGIGDDMLTTLALATTAPVVLAPAMNPTMWKTDSVLASMATLRSRAATVVEPDSGDVACGENGQGKLASIDRILAAVLTILSTTRLLAGKRVLITSGPTQEPIDAARYVTNRSSGKMGAALARAALLMGAEVTVVTGPAAAPLPGQAAVHRVRTAQEMLAAAQPFAPQADLILGAAAVADYRPAAPSAGKIRRSDAELQLSLVPNPDIIAALAKAAQPKARVIAFAAEPTGDLQIAREKLAKKGVYAIVANDISGANTGFESDTNQLTLITASQEEQSAVQSKLECALWLLERVGRDLG; via the coding sequence TTGGATAAGCGACGGGTTGTCTTAGGAGTTTCAGGGAGTGTCGCCGCATACCGAGCGGCCGACCTCGCCCGCGAACTCATGCGCGCTGGCTGCCAAGTTCGAGTCTGCTTGACCGATGCCGCGGCAGAATTCGTCCGCCCGGCCCTCTTCGAAGCACTTACGGGTGAGCCCTGTCTCAGCTCCGCATTCGAAGAGCCCGAAGTGGGCAAGATGGCGCACATCGACTGGGCGCGCTGGGCCGAAGTAGTGGTAGTGGCCCCCGCGACCGCCAACACCCTGAACAAACTTGCGGCGGGGATCGGCGACGACATGCTCACGACGCTAGCTCTGGCGACGACCGCCCCCGTGGTGCTGGCCCCGGCGATGAACCCGACGATGTGGAAAACCGACAGCGTTCTAGCTTCGATGGCCACGCTGCGGTCACGCGCCGCAACCGTGGTTGAGCCCGACTCCGGTGATGTCGCGTGTGGCGAAAATGGTCAGGGAAAGCTTGCCAGCATCGACCGGATCCTGGCCGCGGTCCTCACGATCTTGAGCACCACGCGCTTGCTCGCGGGCAAGCGGGTCCTCATCACCTCGGGGCCGACGCAAGAGCCCATCGATGCCGCGCGTTACGTCACCAATCGATCAAGTGGCAAGATGGGGGCCGCGCTCGCACGCGCTGCGCTGCTGATGGGGGCTGAGGTCACCGTCGTCACCGGCCCTGCGGCCGCGCCTTTGCCTGGGCAAGCGGCCGTGCACCGGGTGCGCACCGCCCAAGAGATGCTGGCGGCAGCCCAGCCGTTTGCTCCCCAGGCGGACTTGATCCTCGGTGCGGCTGCGGTCGCCGACTATCGGCCCGCGGCCCCATCTGCTGGCAAGATCCGTCGGAGTGACGCTGAACTACAGCTCTCGCTCGTGCCCAATCCGGACATCATCGCTGCGCTGGCAAAGGCGGCGCAGCCCAAGGCGCGCGTCATTGCCTTTGCCGCAGAGCCTACTGGCGATCTCCAGATCGCTCGCGAGAAGCTCGCGAAGAAAGGCGTCTATGCCATCGTGGCAAACGATATCTCCGGCGCGAACACTGGTTTTGAATCGGACACGAACCAGCTAACACTGATCACCGCAAGTCAAGAAGAACAAAGCGCAGTCCAGTCGAAGCTGGAATGCGCATTGTGGTTGTTGGAACGCGTCGGCCGCGATCTGGGCTAG
- a CDS encoding endonuclease/exonuclease/phosphatase family protein has translation MAKTIWITAAAGAALAAYGLFAQAPRGIGPSPDLTRMRVMTYNIEWFNAFQPKARNENLRSVIRSVNPDIVGVQEVENTFALSKIFDKNWSIGLLNSKEEKQNLGIAVRKPYVLREYKMMFPSPADDFAFPGKRDVLHAVIETPSRDQLDVFVVHFKSRRGGRLTTDPQRHAAAEKLGEAIRNLNLPNVIVLGDFNDSPLDTTLTKLAASATYNAAPMVNLTQPLYEADGVSIGLHDLYKGKPIAPVVAGAFADNERLKGKDYKFPDDVKVTQTLFDNIVVSAPLRHSVKDPGAVIYSGEDALRGKPGTGADRALASDHLPVYADFVLPLKKTAH, from the coding sequence TTGGCAAAGACAATTTGGATCACCGCAGCGGCGGGCGCGGCCCTGGCCGCTTACGGACTCTTCGCGCAGGCACCGCGTGGCATCGGACCATCCCCGGATCTCACCCGAATGCGGGTGATGACCTACAACATCGAGTGGTTCAACGCCTTCCAGCCCAAAGCGCGCAACGAAAACCTGAGATCGGTGATTCGGTCCGTCAACCCCGACATCGTGGGCGTACAAGAGGTCGAGAATACTTTTGCTCTGAGCAAGATTTTCGACAAGAATTGGTCCATCGGACTGCTAAACAGCAAAGAGGAGAAGCAAAATCTTGGAATTGCTGTGCGCAAGCCGTACGTGCTGCGAGAGTACAAGATGATGTTTCCTTCGCCTGCAGACGACTTTGCGTTCCCCGGCAAGCGCGACGTGCTCCACGCCGTGATCGAGACGCCCAGCAGGGACCAGCTGGACGTTTTCGTCGTTCACTTCAAGAGTCGTCGAGGCGGCCGTTTGACGACCGACCCGCAGCGTCATGCCGCCGCCGAGAAGTTGGGCGAGGCGATCCGAAACCTCAACTTGCCCAACGTCATCGTGCTCGGCGACTTCAACGATTCGCCGCTTGACACAACGCTGACCAAGCTAGCGGCCAGCGCAACCTACAATGCCGCACCGATGGTGAACCTCACGCAACCTTTGTACGAAGCGGACGGGGTCTCCATAGGCCTCCACGACCTTTACAAGGGCAAACCAATCGCTCCGGTCGTCGCAGGTGCATTTGCGGACAACGAGCGACTGAAGGGCAAGGACTACAAGTTTCCGGACGATGTGAAGGTCACCCAGACTCTCTTCGACAATATCGTGGTCTCTGCGCCGCTGCGCCACAGTGTCAAGGATCCTGGTGCGGTGATCTACTCAGGCGAAGATGCGTTGCGCGGCAAGCCAGGCACGGGCGCAGATCGTGCTCTGGCCTCAGACCACTTGCCGGTATACGCGGACTTTGTGCTTCCGCTGAAGAAAACGGCGCACTAG
- a CDS encoding YvcK family protein: protein MRRLLAPTAGLRKPIVRAGIGLLVLLFGLSLSFIQTALPIILNLGKLWNGFIERWVGIDRAAQFNHVLGGVCLVLGFYLAFTGLRSLQRRFYQVMAPASRSDKIVNTFVRRQQLSAGPRIVAMGGGTGLSTLLRGLKHHTSNITAIVTVTDDGGSSGRLSREMGIVPPGDMRNCLVALADAEKLMTDLFQHRFAKAKGSLAGHSIGNLLIAGLVEQADGDLDRALAMASEVLNIRGRVLPSTTQTVRLRALMDDGSEVCGETTIVAAGKRIRRIYLDPMDVAPFPDASTAIEEADMIIIGPGSVFTSVIPNLLIPGMADAVHNAKAVKAYVCNVMTQPGESDSFTAAEHVTAIQANVDRRIFDHVLVNTGRPTQGTVDKYRNSDQYVVEADVERIRALGFRVVSGNFMNEMDYVRHDPLKVAARLMDVLNA, encoded by the coding sequence ATGCGGCGCCTCTTGGCGCCGACCGCCGGACTGCGAAAACCTATCGTCCGCGCGGGGATCGGTCTGCTGGTCCTCCTGTTTGGCTTGAGCCTGAGTTTCATTCAGACTGCACTGCCGATCATCCTCAACCTTGGCAAGCTGTGGAATGGGTTCATCGAGCGGTGGGTGGGGATAGACCGCGCGGCACAGTTTAACCACGTGCTCGGCGGTGTCTGCCTCGTGCTGGGGTTCTATCTCGCTTTCACCGGGCTCAGGAGCCTCCAGCGCCGCTTCTACCAAGTGATGGCCCCCGCCAGCCGCTCGGACAAGATCGTGAATACGTTCGTTCGACGGCAGCAGCTTTCCGCCGGTCCCCGCATCGTGGCGATGGGCGGCGGTACCGGGCTGTCGACACTCCTGCGCGGCCTGAAGCACCACACCAGCAACATCACGGCAATCGTGACGGTGACCGACGACGGCGGGAGTTCGGGGCGGCTATCACGCGAGATGGGAATCGTGCCCCCGGGCGACATGCGCAACTGTTTGGTCGCGCTCGCCGACGCGGAAAAGCTCATGACCGACCTTTTCCAGCATCGATTTGCCAAGGCGAAGGGCTCGCTCGCAGGGCACAGCATCGGCAACTTGCTCATCGCTGGCCTCGTGGAGCAGGCAGACGGTGACCTTGACCGGGCCCTGGCCATGGCGAGCGAAGTTCTGAACATCCGCGGGCGGGTGCTGCCTAGCACGACCCAGACAGTGCGACTCCGTGCGCTCATGGATGACGGCAGCGAGGTCTGCGGCGAAACGACCATCGTCGCCGCGGGCAAGAGGATCCGCCGGATCTACCTCGATCCGATGGATGTCGCTCCGTTCCCGGACGCCAGCACCGCCATCGAAGAGGCCGATATGATCATCATTGGCCCGGGAAGCGTATTCACATCGGTCATTCCGAACCTCCTCATCCCGGGCATGGCCGACGCAGTGCACAATGCCAAGGCCGTGAAGGCGTACGTCTGCAACGTCATGACCCAACCCGGGGAGAGCGACTCCTTCACCGCTGCCGAACACGTAACCGCGATCCAAGCGAATGTTGACCGGCGCATCTTTGATCATGTGCTGGTAAACACCGGCCGTCCCACTCAAGGCACGGTCGACAAGTACCGAAATTCAGATCAGTACGTTGTCGAAGCCGATGTCGAGCGGATTCGAGCACTTGGCTTTCGGGTGGTCTCCGGCAATTTCATGAACGAAATGGATTACGTCCGCCATGACCCCCTCAAGGTTGCGGCGCGGCTGATGGATGTGTTAAACGCATGA
- a CDS encoding N-acetylmuramoyl-L-alanine amidase, producing MRSWLALCLWLCFASFAWSTPTVICLDPGHPSEVGPGTRGKVLTEMGFAWTIAKQLERQLQKEGFKVVMTKSSEKQHVTNRERAQIANRSKAALMLRLHCDYAPGESGFATFFADTKGKQGNETGPSDAVLDQVRPMAKAFHIAATKELKGKLGDRGLRTDRQTAVGKKYGALIGSIFSEVPSVLVEMCVLNNPKDEKWVRTEAGKSQMVRALLAGIRAALGARLEPK from the coding sequence ATGCGTTCCTGGCTTGCACTCTGCCTGTGGCTTTGTTTCGCTAGCTTTGCGTGGTCAACCCCAACCGTCATCTGCCTGGACCCAGGGCATCCTTCGGAGGTCGGCCCGGGCACCCGGGGCAAGGTGCTCACCGAGATGGGGTTCGCTTGGACCATCGCCAAGCAGCTTGAGAGGCAGTTGCAGAAGGAAGGGTTCAAGGTTGTCATGACCAAGAGCTCCGAAAAGCAGCACGTTACGAATCGAGAGCGGGCTCAGATCGCCAATCGGTCCAAAGCTGCGCTGATGCTAAGGCTGCATTGCGACTATGCCCCCGGCGAATCCGGATTCGCTACGTTTTTCGCGGACACGAAAGGCAAGCAAGGCAACGAAACCGGTCCATCGGACGCGGTGCTGGACCAGGTGCGGCCCATGGCCAAGGCGTTTCACATCGCGGCCACCAAGGAACTGAAGGGGAAGCTCGGTGATCGAGGATTGCGGACGGATCGACAGACCGCGGTCGGCAAAAAGTACGGCGCGCTGATCGGCAGCATTTTCAGTGAAGTTCCTTCCGTCTTGGTGGAAATGTGCGTGCTCAACAACCCGAAAGATGAGAAATGGGTCCGCACTGAGGCTGGCAAGTCGCAGATGGTACGTGCGCTGCTTGCCGGTATTCGTGCCGCTTTGGGAGCTCGGCTTGAACCAAAATGA